Proteins from a genomic interval of Pseudomonas sp. RC10:
- the nuoJ gene encoding NADH-quinone oxidoreductase subunit J — MEFAFYFASGIAVVATLRVITNTNPVHALLYLIISLIAVAMTFFSLGAPFAGALEVIAYAGAIMVLFVFVVMMLNLGPASVQQERAWLKPGIWLGPILLGGLLLAELLYVLFANSTGAGIGHTTVDAKAVGISLFGPYLLVVELASMLLLAAAVTAFHVGRNEAKE; from the coding sequence ATGGAATTCGCTTTCTATTTCGCATCCGGCATTGCTGTTGTGGCCACCCTTCGGGTGATTACCAACACGAACCCGGTGCACGCCCTGCTCTACCTGATCATTTCGCTGATCGCCGTGGCCATGACCTTCTTCAGCCTCGGCGCGCCGTTCGCCGGAGCCCTGGAAGTGATCGCCTACGCCGGTGCCATCATGGTGCTGTTCGTGTTCGTGGTGATGATGCTGAACCTGGGCCCGGCCTCGGTTCAGCAGGAACGCGCCTGGCTGAAGCCCGGTATCTGGCTCGGCCCGATCCTGCTGGGCGGCCTGCTGCTGGCCGAACTGCTGTACGTGCTGTTCGCCAACTCCACCGGCGCCGGTATCGGTCACACCACGGTGGACGCCAAGGCCGTCGGCATCAGCCTGTTCGGTCCTTACCTGCTGGTTGTCGAACTCGCGTCGATGCTGCTGCTCGCTGCAGCCGTGACGGCGTTCCATGTCGGCCGCAACGAGGCGAAGGAGTAA
- the nuoF gene encoding NADH-quinone oxidoreductase subunit NuoF, with protein sequence MTITSFGPANLIQRTPETHPLTWRLRDDGEPVWFDEYVAKDGYAAARKAFAQQSPDEIVQSVKDSGLKGRGGAGFPTGVKWGLMPKDESMNIRYLLCNADEMEPNTWKDRMLMEQLPHLLVEGMLISARALKAYRGYIFLRGEYVTAAKHLNRAVAEAKAAGLLGKNILGTGFDFELFVHTGAGRYICGEETALINSLEGRRANPRSKPPFPAAVGVWGKPTCVNNVETLCNVPAIVNNGNDWYKSLAREGSEDHGTKLMGFSGKVKNPGIWELPFGLPARELFEDYAGGMRDGFKLKCWQPGGAGTGFLLPEHLDCAFYAGGVAKVGTRMGTGLAMAVDDKVNMVSLLRNMEEFFAQESCGFCTPCRDGLPWSVKMLRALENGQGQPGDIETLLGLVNFLGPGKTFCAHAPGAVEPLGSAIKYFRSEFEAGIAPQRAAPGLVPGKAPTIVGA encoded by the coding sequence ATGACCATCACTTCCTTCGGCCCGGCGAACCTGATCCAGCGCACGCCGGAAACCCACCCGCTGACCTGGCGCCTGCGCGACGACGGCGAGCCCGTGTGGTTCGACGAATACGTGGCCAAAGACGGCTACGCGGCTGCCCGCAAGGCCTTCGCCCAGCAATCCCCTGACGAAATCGTTCAGTCGGTCAAGGACTCCGGCCTCAAGGGTCGCGGCGGTGCAGGCTTCCCCACGGGCGTGAAGTGGGGCCTGATGCCCAAAGACGAATCCATGAACATCCGCTACCTGCTGTGCAACGCGGACGAGATGGAACCGAACACCTGGAAAGACCGCATGCTGATGGAGCAACTGCCCCATCTGCTGGTGGAAGGCATGCTGATCAGTGCCCGCGCACTGAAGGCCTACCGGGGCTACATCTTCCTGCGTGGCGAATACGTCACCGCTGCCAAGCACTTGAACCGCGCCGTGGCTGAAGCCAAGGCGGCAGGCCTGCTGGGCAAGAACATCCTGGGCACCGGCTTCGACTTCGAACTGTTCGTCCACACCGGCGCCGGACGTTACATCTGCGGTGAAGAAACCGCACTGATCAACTCCCTGGAAGGCCGTCGCGCCAATCCGCGCTCCAAGCCGCCCTTCCCTGCCGCCGTCGGCGTGTGGGGCAAGCCGACTTGCGTAAACAATGTCGAAACCCTGTGCAACGTCCCGGCGATCGTGAACAACGGCAACGACTGGTACAAATCGCTGGCCCGCGAAGGCAGCGAAGACCACGGCACCAAGCTGATGGGCTTCTCCGGCAAGGTGAAGAACCCCGGCATCTGGGAATTGCCATTCGGTCTGCCAGCACGCGAGCTGTTCGAAGACTACGCGGGCGGCATGCGCGATGGCTTCAAGCTCAAATGCTGGCAGCCCGGCGGTGCCGGTACCGGTTTCCTGTTGCCTGAGCACTTGGACTGCGCCTTCTACGCCGGTGGCGTGGCCAAGGTCGGCACCCGAATGGGTACGGGCCTGGCGATGGCGGTGGACGACAAGGTCAACATGGTGTCGTTGCTGCGCAACATGGAAGAGTTCTTCGCCCAGGAGTCGTGCGGTTTCTGCACCCCTTGCCGCGATGGCTTGCCATGGAGCGTGAAGATGCTGCGCGCCCTTGAAAATGGCCAGGGTCAACCGGGCGATATCGAGACGCTGCTGGGGTTGGTCAACTTCCTCGGCCCAGGCAAGACCTTCTGCGCCCACGCACCGGGCGCCGTGGAACCTCTGGGCAGCGCGATCAAATACTTCCGCTCGGAATTCGAAGCCGGCATCGCACCTCAACGTGCGGCACCCGGTCTCGTTCCCGGCAAAGCACCGACCATTGTCGGCGCATAA
- the nuoH gene encoding NADH-quinone oxidoreductase subunit NuoH produces the protein MTWFTPEVIDSIIAVLKAIVVLLAVVVCGALLSFVERRLLGWWQDRYGPNRVGPFGMFQIAADMLKMFFKEDWNPPFVDKMIFTLAPVVAMSALLISFSIIPVTQTWVVADLNIGLLFFFAMAGLSVYAVLFAGWSSNNKYALLGSLRASAQTVSYEVFLGLSLMGIIVQVGSFNMGDIVQYQADHLWFIIPQFFGFCTFFIAGVAVTHRHPFDQPEAEQELADGYHIEYAGMKWGMFFVGEYIGIILISALLVTLFFGGWHGPFNILPQLSFMWFVLKTAFFIMLFILLRASIPRPRYDQVMDFSWKFCLPLTLINLLVTAAVVLAAQ, from the coding sequence ATGACGTGGTTTACCCCTGAAGTGATCGACTCGATCATCGCGGTCCTCAAGGCCATCGTGGTGCTGCTCGCCGTGGTGGTCTGCGGCGCGCTGCTCAGCTTCGTCGAACGTCGTCTGCTGGGCTGGTGGCAGGACCGTTACGGTCCGAACCGCGTCGGCCCGTTCGGTATGTTCCAGATCGCTGCGGACATGCTGAAGATGTTCTTCAAGGAAGACTGGAACCCGCCCTTCGTCGACAAGATGATCTTCACCCTGGCGCCGGTCGTGGCCATGAGTGCGCTGCTGATCTCGTTCTCGATCATCCCGGTCACCCAGACCTGGGTGGTCGCCGACTTGAACATCGGCCTGCTGTTCTTCTTCGCCATGGCCGGTCTGTCGGTGTACGCGGTGCTGTTCGCCGGCTGGTCCTCGAACAACAAGTACGCCCTGCTGGGCAGCTTGCGTGCCTCGGCACAAACCGTCTCGTACGAAGTGTTCCTGGGCCTGTCCCTGATGGGCATCATCGTGCAGGTCGGTTCGTTCAACATGGGCGACATCGTTCAGTACCAGGCCGATCACCTGTGGTTCATCATTCCGCAGTTCTTCGGCTTCTGTACCTTCTTCATCGCTGGCGTCGCCGTGACTCACCGTCACCCGTTCGACCAGCCGGAAGCGGAACAGGAACTGGCCGACGGTTACCACATTGAATACGCCGGCATGAAGTGGGGCATGTTCTTCGTCGGTGAGTACATCGGCATCATCCTGATCTCGGCGCTGCTGGTGACCCTGTTCTTCGGTGGCTGGCACGGCCCGTTCAACATCCTGCCGCAACTGTCGTTCATGTGGTTCGTCCTGAAAACCGCGTTCTTCATCATGCTGTTCATCCTGCTGCGCGCTTCTATCCCGCGTCCGCGTTATGACCAGGTGATGGATTTCAGCTGGAAGTTCTGCCTGCCACTGACCCTGATCAATTTGCTAGTGACCGCTGCGGTCGTCTTGGCGGCTCAGTGA
- the nuoI gene encoding NADH-quinone oxidoreductase subunit NuoI translates to MFKYIGDIVKGTGTQLRSLIMVFGHGFRKRDTLQYPEEAVYLPPRYRGRIVLTRDPDGEERCVACNLCAVACPVGCISLQKAETEDGRWYPDFFRINFSRCIFCGLCEEACPTTAIQLTPDFEMAEFKRQDLVYEKEDLLISGPGKNPDYNFYRVAGMAIAGKPKGAAQNEAEPINVKSLLP, encoded by the coding sequence ATGTTCAAATATATTGGCGACATCGTTAAGGGTACGGGTACCCAGCTACGCAGCCTGATCATGGTCTTTGGCCATGGCTTCCGTAAGCGCGACACCCTGCAATACCCGGAAGAAGCGGTTTACCTGCCACCGCGTTACCGTGGCCGTATCGTCCTGACCCGCGACCCCGACGGCGAAGAGCGCTGCGTGGCGTGCAACCTGTGCGCCGTGGCCTGTCCGGTCGGCTGCATCTCGCTGCAGAAAGCCGAGACCGAAGACGGGCGCTGGTACCCGGACTTCTTCCGCATCAACTTCTCGCGTTGCATCTTCTGCGGTCTCTGTGAAGAAGCCTGCCCGACCACCGCGATCCAGCTCACGCCGGATTTCGAAATGGCCGAGTTCAAACGTCAGGATCTGGTGTACGAGAAGGAAGATCTGCTGATCTCCGGTCCCGGCAAGAACCCTGACTACAACTTCTACCGCGTTGCGGGGATGGCGATCGCTGGCAAGCCGAAAGGCGCCGCACAGAACGAAGCCGAGCCCATCAACGTCAAGAGCTTGCTGCCTTAA
- the nuoM gene encoding NADH-quinone oxidoreductase subunit M produces the protein MILPWLILIPFIGGLLCWQGERFGPTLPRWIALLTMSLLTALGLWLWMTGTYSYAPAPGADPTWAVEFKAQWIQRFGISVHLALDGLSLLMILLTGLLGILSVLCSWKEIQRNVGFFHLNLMWILGGVVGVFLAIDLFMFFFFWEMMLVPMYFLIALWGHSSADGKKTRIYAATKFFIFTQASGLIMLVAILGLVLVHFNQTGVITFAYADLLKTKLSHSTEYILMLGFFIAFAVKLPIVPLHSWLPDAHAQAPTAGSVDLAGILLKTAAYGLLRFALPLFPNASAEFAPIAMILGLIGIFYGAFLAFAQTDIKRLIAFSSVSHMGFVLIGIYSGSLQALQGVVVQMLAHGLSAAALFILSGQLYERTHTRDMREMGGLWNKIAYLPAISLFFAAASLGLPGTGNFVGEFLILIGSFVHAPWITAIATSGLVFGSVYSLIMIHRVYFGPAKTEEILKGMDGRELIMVLGLAVLLVLLGIAPQHILDTSTATMHGVQQWLGTAFTQLASAR, from the coding sequence ATGATTCTGCCTTGGCTAATCCTGATCCCCTTCATCGGCGGCCTGCTGTGCTGGCAAGGTGAGCGCTTCGGCCCTACCCTGCCGCGCTGGATTGCGCTGCTGACAATGTCCCTCCTCACGGCACTGGGCCTGTGGTTGTGGATGACCGGTACTTACAGCTACGCGCCAGCCCCTGGCGCCGATCCCACCTGGGCCGTTGAATTCAAGGCCCAGTGGATCCAGCGCTTCGGTATCAGCGTGCACCTGGCGCTGGATGGCCTGTCATTGCTGATGATTCTCCTGACCGGCCTGCTGGGTATCCTCTCGGTACTCTGCTCGTGGAAAGAGATTCAGCGTAACGTCGGCTTCTTCCACCTGAACCTGATGTGGATCCTGGGCGGTGTCGTCGGCGTGTTCCTCGCCATCGACCTGTTCATGTTCTTCTTCTTCTGGGAAATGATGCTGGTGCCGATGTACTTCCTCATCGCGCTCTGGGGTCACAGCTCGGCAGACGGCAAGAAGACTCGCATCTACGCCGCGACCAAGTTCTTCATCTTCACTCAGGCCAGCGGCCTGATCATGCTGGTGGCGATCCTCGGTCTGGTGCTGGTGCATTTCAACCAGACCGGCGTGATCACCTTCGCCTACGCGGACCTGTTGAAGACCAAGCTGTCCCACAGCACCGAGTACATCCTGATGCTGGGCTTCTTCATCGCCTTCGCGGTGAAGCTGCCGATCGTGCCGCTGCACTCGTGGTTGCCTGACGCTCACGCCCAGGCGCCGACCGCAGGTTCTGTGGACCTGGCGGGCATCCTGCTGAAGACCGCTGCGTATGGTCTTCTGCGCTTTGCCCTGCCGCTGTTCCCGAACGCTTCGGCGGAGTTCGCGCCGATTGCGATGATCCTCGGCCTGATCGGTATCTTCTACGGCGCCTTCCTGGCGTTCGCGCAGACCGACATCAAGCGCCTGATCGCCTTCTCCAGCGTCTCGCACATGGGTTTCGTGCTGATCGGTATCTACTCCGGCAGCCTGCAAGCGCTGCAAGGTGTGGTGGTTCAGATGCTGGCGCACGGTCTGTCGGCCGCCGCGCTCTTTATCCTCAGCGGTCAGCTGTACGAGCGCACCCACACCCGCGACATGCGTGAAATGGGCGGCCTGTGGAACAAGATCGCGTACCTGCCGGCCATCAGCCTGTTCTTCGCGGCCGCGTCGCTGGGCCTGCCAGGCACCGGTAACTTCGTCGGCGAGTTCCTGATCCTGATCGGCAGCTTCGTCCACGCCCCGTGGATCACGGCCATCGCGACGTCCGGCCTGGTGTTCGGTTCGGTGTATTCGCTGATCATGATCCACCGCGTGTACTTCGGCCCGGCCAAGACCGAGGAAATCCTCAAGGGCATGGACGGTCGGGAATTGATCATGGTGCTCGGCCTGGCCGTGTTGCTGGTCCTGCTGGGGATCGCCCCGCAGCACATTCTCGACACTTCCACGGCGACCATGCATGGCGTGCAGCAATGGCTCGGCACCGCCTTCACTCAACTCGCTTCGGCCCGGTAA
- the nuoG gene encoding NADH-quinone oxidoreductase subunit NuoG: MATIHVDGKALEVDGADNLLQACLSLGLDIPYFCWHPALGSVGACRQCAVKQYTDENDTRGRIVMSCMTPATDNTWISIDDDESKAFRASVVEWLMTNHPHDCPVCEEGGHCHLQDMTVMTGHNERRYRFTKRTHQNQELGPFIAHEMNRCIACYRCVRFYKDYAGGTDLGVFGAHDNVYFGRVESGTLESEFSGNLTEVCPTGVFTDKTHSERYNRKWDMQFSPSICHGCSSGCNISPGERYGEIRRIENRYNGSVNQYFLCDRGRFGYGYVNRTDRPRQPLLAQGNVKLSLDEALDKAADLLRGRNIVGIGSPRASLESNFALRELVGAEHFYSGIEAGELERVRLVVQVLKDSPLPIPTLREVEEHDAVFILGEDVTQTAARMALGLRQSVKNKAEDMAAAMKVQPWLDAAVKNIGQHELNPLFIASLADTRLDDIAEECVHAAPDDLARIGFAVAHAIDPSAPAVAGLDAEALELAGRIAEALLAAKRPLIVSGTSLGSNALIEAAANIAKALKLRDKSGSLSLIVPEANSMGLALFGGDSVDTALDQVISGKADAIVVLENDLFTRVDAAKVEAALKAAKVVIVADHQKTATTDRADLVLPAASFAEGDGTLVSQEGRAQRFFQVYDPTYLDASIQIHEGWRWLHALRATLLNKPVDWTQLDHVTEAVAASNVQLAGIVGAAPSASFRIKGLKLAREPLRYSGRTAMRANISVHEPRTSQDKDTAFSFSMEGYSGSAEPRSQVPFAWSPGWNSPQAWNKFQDEVGGHLRAGDPGVRLIESSGDKLSWFAAVPRAFSPAQGTWQVVPFFHLFGSEENSSKAAPVQERIPEAYVSLAKSEADRLGVNDGALLSLNIAGQTLRLPLRINEELGAGLVALPSGLAGIPPALAGKTVEGLQEAAQ; encoded by the coding sequence ATGGCTACTATCCACGTAGACGGCAAAGCGCTCGAAGTCGATGGCGCAGACAACCTGTTACAGGCCTGTCTGTCGCTGGGGCTCGACATCCCTTATTTCTGCTGGCATCCAGCCCTTGGCAGCGTTGGCGCCTGTCGCCAGTGCGCGGTCAAGCAGTACACCGACGAGAACGACACCCGTGGTCGTATCGTCATGTCCTGCATGACCCCTGCCACGGACAACACCTGGATCTCCATCGACGACGACGAATCCAAGGCGTTCCGCGCCAGCGTCGTCGAATGGCTGATGACCAACCACCCGCACGACTGCCCGGTCTGCGAGGAGGGTGGTCACTGCCATTTGCAGGACATGACCGTGATGACCGGCCACAACGAGCGCCGGTATCGCTTCACCAAACGCACCCACCAGAACCAGGAGCTGGGGCCGTTCATCGCGCACGAGATGAACCGCTGCATCGCCTGCTATCGCTGCGTGCGCTTCTATAAAGACTACGCCGGCGGCACCGACCTCGGCGTGTTCGGCGCCCACGACAACGTGTACTTCGGTCGCGTTGAAAGCGGCACGCTGGAAAGCGAGTTCTCCGGCAACCTCACCGAGGTCTGCCCGACCGGTGTGTTCACCGACAAGACCCACTCCGAGCGCTACAACCGCAAATGGGACATGCAGTTCTCGCCGAGCATCTGCCACGGCTGCTCCAGCGGTTGCAACATCAGCCCCGGCGAGCGTTACGGCGAAATCCGCCGCATCGAGAACCGCTACAACGGTTCGGTGAATCAGTACTTCCTGTGTGACCGTGGCCGTTTCGGCTATGGCTACGTCAACCGCACTGACCGTCCACGTCAGCCGCTGCTGGCCCAGGGCAACGTCAAGCTGAGCCTGGACGAAGCACTGGACAAGGCCGCCGACCTGCTGCGCGGTCGCAACATCGTCGGCATCGGTTCGCCACGTGCCAGCCTGGAAAGCAACTTCGCCCTGCGCGAACTGGTCGGTGCCGAGCATTTCTACTCGGGCATCGAAGCCGGTGAGCTGGAGCGTGTGCGTCTGGTCGTTCAGGTTCTGAAAGACAGCCCGCTGCCGATCCCGACCCTGCGTGAAGTCGAAGAGCACGACGCCGTGTTCATCCTCGGTGAGGACGTCACCCAGACCGCCGCACGCATGGCCCTGGGCCTGCGTCAGTCGGTGAAAAACAAGGCTGAAGACATGGCCGCTGCGATGAAAGTCCAGCCATGGCTCGACGCCGCCGTGAAGAACATCGGTCAGCACGAACTGAACCCGCTGTTCATCGCCAGCCTCGCTGACACCCGTCTGGACGACATCGCCGAAGAGTGTGTACACGCCGCTCCCGACGATCTGGCCCGCATCGGTTTCGCCGTGGCCCACGCCATCGACCCAAGCGCCCCTGCGGTTGCGGGTCTGGACGCCGAAGCGCTGGAGCTGGCCGGTCGTATCGCCGAAGCGCTGCTGGCCGCCAAGCGTCCGTTGATCGTGTCCGGCACTTCGCTGGGTTCCAACGCGCTGATCGAAGCGGCTGCCAACATCGCCAAAGCCCTGAAACTGCGCGACAAGAGCGGCTCCCTGAGCTTGATCGTGCCGGAAGCCAACAGCATGGGCCTGGCCCTGTTCGGTGGTGATTCGGTGGATACCGCGCTGGATCAAGTGATCTCGGGCAAGGCCGACGCCATCGTCGTGCTGGAAAACGACCTGTTCACCCGCGTTGACGCGGCCAAGGTCGAAGCTGCTCTTAAAGCCGCGAAAGTGGTGATCGTCGCTGATCATCAAAAGACCGCGACCACTGACCGTGCCGACCTCGTGCTGCCAGCCGCCAGCTTCGCCGAAGGCGACGGTACGCTGGTTAGCCAGGAAGGCCGCGCCCAGCGCTTCTTCCAGGTCTACGATCCGACCTACCTCGACGCCAGCATCCAGATCCACGAAGGCTGGCGCTGGCTGCACGCCCTGCGCGCGACCCTGCTGAACAAGCCTGTGGACTGGACGCAACTGGACCACGTCACCGAAGCCGTCGCCGCGAGCAATGTGCAACTGGCCGGTATCGTCGGTGCCGCCCCTTCCGCCAGCTTCCGCATCAAGGGCCTGAAACTGGCCCGCGAACCGCTGCGTTACAGCGGCCGGACGGCCATGCGCGCCAACATCAGCGTGCATGAACCGCGTACCTCGCAGGACAAGGACACCGCGTTCTCGTTCTCGATGGAAGGTTACTCGGGCTCCGCCGAACCGCGCTCCCAGGTGCCTTTCGCCTGGTCGCCGGGCTGGAACTCCCCACAAGCGTGGAACAAGTTCCAGGACGAAGTCGGTGGTCACCTGCGTGCGGGCGATCCGGGCGTACGCCTGATCGAAAGCAGCGGCGACAAACTGAGCTGGTTCGCAGCCGTGCCGCGCGCCTTCTCCCCTGCCCAGGGCACCTGGCAGGTCGTGCCGTTCTTCCACCTGTTCGGCAGCGAGGAAAACTCCTCGAAAGCCGCACCGGTGCAAGAGCGTATCCCTGAAGCCTACGTGTCGCTGGCCAAGTCCGAAGCGGACCGCCTGGGCGTCAACGACGGTGCCTTGCTCAGCCTCAACATTGCCGGTCAGACCCTGCGTCTGCCACTGCGCATCAATGAGGAACTGGGTGCAGGTCTGGTGGCACTGCCATCGGGTCTGGCCGGCATTCCTCCGGCCCTGGCCGGGAAAACCGTTGAGGGTCTGCAGGAGGCAGCACAATGA
- the nuoL gene encoding NADH-quinone oxidoreductase subunit L, with protein sequence MNLLFLTFVFPLIGFLLLSFSRGKWSENLSALIGVGSIGLSAIVAAYVIWQFNVAPPEGGHLTLVLWQWMSVDGFDPNFALYVDGLSITMLGVVVGVGFLIHLFASWYMRGEDGYSRFFSYTNLFIASMLFLILGDNLLFIYFGWEGVGLCSYLLIGFYYSNRNNGNAALKAFIVTRIGDVFMAIGLFILFQQLGTLNIQELLVRAPQHFKVGDFWIVLATLMLLGGAVGKSAQLPLQTWLADAMAGPTPVSALIHAATMVTAGVYLIARTHGLFALAPDILHLVGIVGGVTLVLAGFAALVQTDIKRILAYSTMSQIGYMFLALGVGAWEGAIFHLMTHAFFKALLFLASGAVIVACHHEQNIFKMGGLWKKLPLAYTSFIVGGAALAALPILTAGFYSKDEILLEAFASGHQYLLYAGLVGAFMTSLYTFRLIFIAFHGEAKTEAHAGHGISHWLPLSVLIVLSTFIGAWIHPPLAGVLPESAGHAGGEAKHSLEIASGAIALAGILLSALLFLGKRRLVTAIANSGPGRFLSAWWFAAWGFDWVYDLLFVKPYLAISRLLRGDPLDHTIGLIPRLAKAGNTLMSRSETGQLRWYAASIAAGAVLVLGAIVLV encoded by the coding sequence ATGAACCTACTCTTCCTGACGTTCGTATTTCCTCTGATCGGCTTTTTGCTGCTGTCGTTCTCGCGCGGCAAATGGTCGGAAAACCTGTCTGCCCTGATCGGCGTCGGCTCCATTGGCCTGTCGGCCATCGTTGCTGCCTACGTGATCTGGCAATTCAACGTCGCGCCGCCGGAAGGCGGTCACCTGACCCTGGTGCTGTGGCAGTGGATGTCGGTTGACGGCTTCGACCCTAACTTCGCCCTGTACGTCGATGGCCTGTCCATCACCATGCTGGGTGTCGTGGTCGGCGTCGGCTTCCTGATCCACCTGTTCGCGTCCTGGTACATGCGCGGTGAAGACGGCTACTCGCGTTTCTTCTCCTACACCAACCTGTTTATTGCCAGCATGTTGTTCCTGATCCTGGGCGACAACCTGCTGTTCATCTACTTCGGTTGGGAAGGCGTAGGGCTGTGCTCGTACCTGTTGATCGGTTTCTATTACAGCAACCGCAACAACGGCAACGCCGCACTGAAAGCCTTCATCGTGACCCGCATCGGCGACGTGTTCATGGCCATCGGCCTGTTCATCCTGTTCCAGCAACTGGGCACGCTGAACATTCAGGAACTGCTGGTCCGTGCGCCTCAGCACTTCAAGGTCGGCGATTTCTGGATCGTGCTGGCGACCCTGATGCTGCTGGGTGGTGCGGTCGGTAAATCCGCGCAACTGCCGCTGCAAACCTGGCTGGCGGATGCGATGGCCGGTCCTACCCCGGTGTCGGCACTGATCCACGCCGCGACCATGGTGACCGCGGGCGTCTACCTGATCGCCCGTACCCACGGCCTGTTCGCCCTGGCGCCGGACATCCTGCACCTGGTCGGCATCGTCGGCGGTGTGACCCTGGTGCTGGCCGGTTTCGCAGCACTCGTGCAGACCGACATCAAACGTATCCTCGCCTACTCGACCATGAGCCAGATCGGCTACATGTTCCTGGCGCTGGGCGTGGGTGCATGGGAAGGCGCGATCTTCCACCTGATGACCCACGCCTTCTTCAAGGCCTTGCTGTTCCTTGCCTCCGGTGCGGTGATCGTTGCCTGCCACCACGAGCAGAACATCTTCAAGATGGGCGGCCTGTGGAAGAAACTGCCGCTGGCCTACACCAGCTTCATCGTCGGCGGCGCGGCCCTGGCGGCACTGCCGATCCTGACCGCAGGCTTCTACTCCAAGGACGAGATCCTCTTGGAAGCCTTCGCCAGCGGCCATCAGTATCTGCTCTACGCAGGTCTGGTCGGTGCCTTCATGACGTCGCTGTACACCTTCCGCCTGATCTTCATCGCCTTCCACGGCGAAGCGAAGACCGAAGCCCACGCTGGCCACGGGATTTCCCACTGGTTGCCGTTGAGCGTGCTGATCGTGCTGTCGACCTTCATCGGCGCCTGGATTCATCCACCGCTGGCTGGCGTACTGCCGGAAAGCGCGGGTCACGCCGGTGGCGAAGCCAAGCACAGCCTGGAAATCGCCTCGGGCGCCATTGCGCTGGCCGGTATCCTGCTGTCCGCGCTGCTGTTCCTGGGCAAGCGTCGTCTGGTGACCGCCATCGCCAACAGTGGTCCGGGTCGTTTCCTGTCCGCCTGGTGGTTCGCGGCATGGGGCTTCGACTGGGTTTACGATTTGCTGTTCGTCAAACCTTACCTGGCTATCAGCCGCCTGCTGCGTGGCGACCCGCTCGACCACACCATCGGCCTGATCCCGCGTCTCGCGAAAGCCGGTAACACGTTGATGAGCCGCAGTGAAACCGGTCAGCTCCGCTGGTACGCCGCTTCGATCGCCGCAGGTGCCGTACTGGTACTTGGCGCGATTGTGCTGGTCTGA
- the nuoK gene encoding NADH-quinone oxidoreductase subunit NuoK, with amino-acid sequence MHSTIPLEHGLAVAGVLFCLGLAGLLVRRNILFVLMSLEVMMNSAALAFVVAGSRWAQPDGQIMFILVISLAAAEASIGLAILLQLYRRFHTLDIDAASEMRG; translated from the coding sequence ATGCACTCGACGATCCCTCTCGAACATGGCCTGGCGGTTGCCGGTGTCCTGTTCTGCCTCGGTCTGGCGGGCCTGTTGGTACGCCGCAACATTCTGTTCGTGTTGATGAGCCTGGAAGTGATGATGAACTCTGCCGCACTGGCCTTCGTCGTGGCGGGTAGCCGCTGGGCGCAGCCTGACGGTCAGATCATGTTCATTCTGGTGATCAGCCTTGCCGCAGCCGAGGCCAGCATTGGCCTGGCGATCCTGCTGCAACTGTATCGCCGCTTCCACACTCTCGATATCGACGCTGCCAGCGAGATGCGCGGATGA